CCGGGGGTCGACAGCAGAGCGCAGCAGGACGACGTCGCACTCCGGATTGTATCGGTGGAGGCTGTCGCCCGTAAGCGAAGTCGAAGAAAACTACCGCATAATATTTACCTGGTAAGCTTACACTGTCCTAGAGCTAGAAGGACTACTTACACACGGTGATTGGAGGTGAGTATGTTTATGTACAATAAATAATTGTAGTCCTATCGTTTCTGTTTGATGTTTAGCGATTGTTTGTTGAAGTTCGACCTTCACCACCAAAAACATTGATAGGGAGAAAATAATCTCTTGAAATTGATCACACATGACACAACCGATTTGCATTCTACTGAGATAAATTCAACTGTTTgatatttatttacaaaaaaaaatcatttgagttttcaatcaaAACGCAACATTGCATTACttattttttatgcaattttaaattaaaaacgtttGTGATTTTATACTGATCTTCGCTCTGAGTTTTATGACACAATCAAACtgcatatttttatttctaagattTACAAATCTTGTTTCCGTTCCGACagatatctatatatataaatacCTACATAgtacataaaaatatatattttgaaatgaataaaaagcagataaaaaaattaaataaatgccGCAACTTTAGTACGATAAGTGATGAATCCATTCTAAATATCTGATTTTCATTTCCATTTCTTCTACTTAGTTAAGTTCTATTGAAAGCAAGTGTATCAGGATTAGACAAAAGAGATAAAACGATTATTGTGAAATGAAAACGATTGACCATCCGCCTTTGCGAAGACGATTGATTGTAAGTTGGATACACTTGAAATAAACGATATGTATTAATTGTCTTGTAGAATATGTGTGCGTTTGGTTTTTCTTAGGATTTGAAAGAATACTTCTACAGCTATTGAGATGATAGTCCTAACTATTATAAATTCTAGGTGGAGGGCTTTCTCACTgttaatttatgtttatttaactTTCTCAGTCATATGTTTACATATTTATTTAGGTACTGATAGTTAGTGCCAAAAGGCgaacaaaaaatcagagttCAGAGATTTTTAGCAGGTAATTCAAAGTTTAAAGTAGCATAgcgttcaaaaaaattatttaaattataccGTTCTGTTGGTAGTTCGTgtatttttaaaggaaaaatatttgcaTAATGTCCTTGAGACCCGCGGATATACAGAGTTTCCCAATAAGAGGTTTGATAATGATATTCAaggaactattttttcaaaataaattatcggATATTTATTTCATCATGAAGAGGAAGATATGCGGTGGGTTCGAAATAACATCAGCCAAATGAACCCCACGACTTCGCCTACAGGATCTTAcccttttcatgaaattttccacAGCCAATTTGCAAAGCCGATGTCCTATTGTAGTGATCATAGACTGATACACGAATTTAAGAAGAAATAAGGAGGGAAGAGGAACTGAGTACAGATAATTGAGAAATAAGGAAGAaagaaaatataatgaaaaagaTTCATTTGACGTATTTTCCGAAACAAAGTGGCTTGTAATCTTTGTATCAAAATTGTTAGTAGAATTAGTGAGAAAATTACGGAAAGTTTATGAAAAGTACGACACTGTGTCTTCAATAGCCCCATAGAGGTCTGGAATCTATGCTGGGCTATGAGCGAAGACCTTGTCTTTGTGAGGTTTAACGGTCTTAAAACATTTCCCGTGAAACAACGATGTTTTCGATGTTTGTGTGGCACGGAGCGCGCCGTCTTGTTGAATGTTACCATTGTCCACATTAATCGTATCATATCGTTCAATTTTCACTAACGGCGTAGTTTCTACTTGTTAAACGTCGAAAAAAGACAGCTTCAAAAGTGACAGCTACAGAAATAATGGGCTATCCAAAATATGTAGTTTAGAAAGGCTCAAAGAATtgttgatataattttttttaacttcgaaTATCGCGTCCGTTATGAGACGTGAATATCGGGAATGCGATCTCTGATTGATACATTGTCTGGATCCTTTAATTGTTATAAAAACCATCGGCATTGACCAAGTGAATAGAGTTCTTAAAAGTTTATAGGTGCAGCCAGATATTTATACGATCAACATACGAGATTGTTATTTCTAGAGTGTCTATACTGAGTCTGGATACAAGAATATAATTTTCTAATTTGCAATACCGGCTTCCGCaacttttgtaaactttttgttTCAGGGGCTTCTGCTCGCGGCTTTCTCAAACATGTAACTACATCGTCGGTATCATCGAAAGGAACTGGATGTCGAAATTCGGGAACATGAGTAGAGATGGATTGAACAACGCTAAGAAAAGATTTAAACGAGTGTTTTGATGCAGAAATTGAAACCGTCGTCGAAATTCTTGACTTTCATCAATGGATCAATGGATCCAGGTCGTAAGCTCATGGGTCAGACGTCTTGGCCCTTTGTCGAAGAATCGGCGCTGGATCCTTAAATACTCAAGTAAGTAAGTGACTTACTTAAAGGGTATTCGGTTCAAAAACTGGTCAACTTTAAATTCGCCGTATTCTTCCTAATGATTCacataaaaaacctgaacacctctcattttgtaggtgtatgtgtgtagaatgatgcttcTATTTGGATTTTTACATTAGATCTTTAGTTgtcaaaatggcgtccaagcaaTGAATGCTATGAATCAAATTGTGTACATGCGTCTTGGAAATCCAAACTACACGCACGCTGAAatagcaaaatcgttgaatgtggcTAAATCAACCGTCACCAAAGTAGTAAAAGTGTTCGGAGAACGTTTGTCGAAAACTAGAAAGGCTGGATTGGGGGGAAACCGAAAGGAGGATGGGTCGCAGcagtgacgaacagaagagtggctAGCGCTTTCAAGCACAACCCTAACctctccgttcgagatgtcACAAATAAGTTGgaaatatcgtctacaaccatgcatGAAGCTACAAAACGATTGGACTGTCAACTTATGAGAAGGTATAGTAACTCCAAATCGCAATGATGAGAAATTCCTTAcggcaaaaacaagatctcggaAGCTGTGTTGTCAAAGTTtcatcacagagaacagacgtacaagctagcccacgaaagttGTGTAAAATTTACAACGACCGTTTTTAaccaatttctgttttttggctgggccaccagatgtctccaaacacaccaaagagaactgccaaagccaaactgagaaaaaaaacaaaattttagtcagttttgaacaggtcgtatgaactgtttttcatgtttccctttgatgtttcgtaacactttcgtcacattgcataatggaaaaatatcattaaagtAGATAGCTATTTCCTTCAAGGTAGAGGTACTGAATTTTgaacaatgggatgcaaaagtgatacttgaaagtagcccgctttgagatgtctaTAATCAGTTCTGATGGATAATACTGATCGTCAAAAATGTTCCTAATTGAATGGATATAGCAGACTGTCTTCCGTCTGACGATAACCGGTCAGgaagtgcaaaaatttattccaaaactCTTAGTTATTTTAATTGCCTCAtcagtgcaaaaataaaggcaGTGAAATTCTGTCCAGTCGAAAGTAACTTTTCCAGCAATAAATCGAACCCGTCTATTTTAGAGCggcattagtttaattattGATGAGTTTAATAacaattacgccttttcgaaaactgggtaCCTGAATATTTGatctgtaacttttgaacggcgcaatagatggcactgtttcaagttaattttcaacgtattttttggatttcggcatttgaaattttacacacaattttttgaagattttttgttcgagcttgtacgtctgttctctgtggtttcattgcgtggtaatggacgacgtaacctacgccaaggcagactCCGGACAGCTTGCTGGACAAGAGTATTATACAGCAACCGGGAGGGGAAAGaaggcagacattttcaagcatattaatcccaaaaaatatctcgtttggcaagctatctgtaccAGTGACTGTACGAAACctgatggcaggcgtcaaacgaaaggcTCGCCAATTTGGACCAGAGCaaccggaatcttaactgagcattttttccgtcttttatCCATTATGAACTTCAAAACGAAAGATACTTTGatgtttaataaataaatactcgatttacacgcaattcagtctgaccactttttgatccgaacacccttttatataatgttaaaaatcctgacctgataaaaaataaacacatgaaAGACCGCAAAACAGGTTGCTAAGAAGCTGATCTAAAGTAAAAAAGAGGCCGGGAGGCATTTTAGAAAGCTGACCTTGCGAGTGGGCAATGCGTGCCTGGAGGCTCGAAAAATTGGTGACCTGGAAACCTGATCTAAAGAAAAATGGGGTGGTGATTGACGTGATGGAAAAAGCGCGTCTGAAAGTCCCCAAAAGTTGCTACAGTAGTATCTTGTTAATCCGAGGTAGACGGGGGAAGAGAAACCTCGGAATACACGAAATACACCGAAAACACTATCGTTTTGTTTCGGTTTTGCATATCTCCCGAGTAGGTAGCTCGGTAAAGATGGGGACCTTGTATGAATCCAGTGGCTCGGATAACGCGGAAAGTTAACCTGAAGAAAAGGAGAGTCTCTAAAGACGCAATCCTCTTGCGAACTGGAAAACTAACCTAAGAAACGAATAGTCTGCTAGAGATGGAGCTTGGGATGCTTGTCCAGGCATAAAAGATTGCCTCGCAGTTTGCTCATGTCAGCAGGAAGAGTAAAGCGCAGCGATTTGACAAGGATTTTTCTAAAacacatacactgccggccaaaagtttgggatctcTAATCTTAATGGGATTAGCAGTAGTTCTCTTTTTTCACTTGTTCCCGTTTCCcgtgaaaatagaaataaaattcatttgttgattttttcattaattacggTTTATTTTCCaggcaaacgaaaacaaaatttaaacagacAAGAATGGGGAATATAGGCAGAACAGACAATGGAAATACGATGGCTCCCGTGGAATTCCGGATTCCAAGTGACCAAATTATGGCCGGCCAACTTCGTTCCTTCCAAGAGCTCACCGGGAATGCATGGAAGCAGTTGGCTCAGTCACTTAAAAGATCTGGCTtaggtaaaatttaattttaattgattttgtttttgctggatTTCTCAAATCAAGTTGACTAGCAGAAATCTgcggaaattttattttaaattaacaagaataaaaagaaaaagtgaaatcGATCAAAACATCTAGAAATTTTGATGTAATTagcaatttaaatttattcctAATTCGGTTagattcgataaaaaaaaagaataatattCATTACCACATTACGTTGagttcattaaaaattcacgTTAAGTGTAGGTGAACTTCATGAGGCAAAAATGTCTATTAGGGTgtgttcatatatttttttcgtaaatgcTACGCGagaatcaattggataaaaattatgaagtTTTTAAACGTAGCCACGACGtgtaaattattttgcgtgcagGCATGCGTATATACAGAGCGTAAAAAAATCACCGTCGTCAGCCCAAAAACTGTGACTATGAAAAGTTAAAGCAGTCGCATTCAAAACAGACGCCATCTAAAgagtaaccaagcaaacaaCCTCTCCTCAATCTTCAGTTATATGAAGCGTCGGAATTATCATAGTCACCTTCAGTTCGTCGTCGTCTTTTTGACTGTGACGGAATATTGTATagattaaaaaacattctaatggagaatttgttttcaagtggtggtgcaccggggcactaccggtagtgcactttttgctgttttcatgctcgttttcacgaaAAGTAgcccactggtagtgcaccataaagtggacggtggaacactctgaaaatattcggtgttgcttgcgctctcaccaatactatcatgaattttgacagcacatGCTTCCcgttgtaaacaaatatcagctggttggtttatttctataccgcaaaaattgcgtccgagctgtttttttctctttattatcccgaagaacggaaacttgttccggattcaataccagtgccgtttccaacagaggcggagaatttcacctggatggcacgttccaaagcaaacaacgctaccaagaagaaatgtgcccagaaggttTGCTGCAATCTGTTCCAGGCtatgccgaaaaagagcagcaaatccgagtgcaaataggccaacccaaagatctggtggaatcgcccaaaccgaaaagttttcttgtttgggagggtcctataagttggtctccacagcaagaagcgttcagctgcatcgaagctactctgcttcgagctgtgccttagggtgacgatgctcggttgcgccaagtcccggattcccacccgttgcccttcaaaaacggtagttcgagactacacccacattgggagcttgaatttcgttcgtttcggtctgttagcaaaattttctcccccgatttccgcgatctgagttcgccaatttgacttccaagaatttttcttttgtcatctgaaaacggaaataggtactcgaggtatttgcgaggaataaacgttcaaaataccggaaccttcaagctggggtaactgcagtctagcagcagcaaacatagaccacccagaatcagccggtattgcagttatcatcagagccagaggcgaatctaccaagtaaaataaatctgaaatcttcacaattcaacatagtatataaattcatgctaaaattttcatattatttaaaagataatgatcaactaaagtaaatttcatttctattttcgaagtcaaacgaaaacaaataccagctgtaatggatttttgacagcttgatgttttctgttgacactgccgatttcacgtacaccatcaaaggtgggtgcaaaactcgattcatgctcgttttcagcgtggaaggtgcaacactttcgggtggtgaaaacaaatacggtataagatgACGCCGAAAAGGACACGTAATTTgactttcttcttcttcttctttcaccAACATATCCAAAAcgtgtaagcatcctggaaaatgaaaagacttgcgtccttcatttctcttttcaacgttatctctgttacataaaacatgcattgcagagataCTACAGCcggccaaccatgtggtaaatacCGCAAAGATTCTGGAGCAAGgggaggaataaagcgtggagttccctaccaaacgcttcatatgtgTTACAGCATAATTTGGAAATAGCTACACTAATCTAATGACATTGTGTATTAGGAAAATAATACAATAACAACGTTTAATTTAAGGAAAAAGTttggatctcaccaaataagCCTTGAAAGTTTTCGACTATAAACCTCTTGCTCTAGTCCGGACCAGGtgactttaaaattcttttcaaactCCCCCAACCAGGATTCAGCATTCcgaaacaaagcacaaaccacTCCGAGAACTACCGCCAGTCACTTAAGCTATCATTTTCCACTGTTTAGTTCTAAAATTTctagatttattttaatttaattaaacaattttatggacgaaaacaaaaacgcgtgcGTTGCCCACAAGTCATGGCTTACTCATCCCACGtaaatttgactttcaaaattatcgaaataaatgactataaaaacatttcaaatcctCAATTAAATAGTAGTATTAAtctgaatttcatttgttttcgaCGCTAGCAAATCACCCAATAAGAAATCcaaatacttaaaaattttcgaatcatACACAAATGCTTGGAACCGATGCTGTCAACTTGCTTTGATGGCCgtggtttgaaaaataatatccgTCACGCGACCAGAAATCCATGACGATAGTCAAACTTTTCCAGTACCTTTAAGCTAAAATAGTAgtcaaataaaatcttaaacgtgatggtgaaggaaaatcagcaaccaTACCaactatgtttgaaaaattttactctGCGTATACATATTTTCCCAACTTgtgatgaaataaatttatcccacttcattgctttgaaataggtactactactactactccAAAGTTATTCGCTGAACTTGTTAGGAACACAGCTTAATTTTCAAAGTGAATATGTTGGCAAGCATTTGGCAGAACCACCAATACAGCATCCTAAACCTGCCCTTGAAACACTTCTACATTATTGCTTTCTGAGCCTTCGtcccaataaacattttttgctgataaaagctgaaaaaatatcgtggTTTAAACATTAATCAGCAATCTGGCTGAAAGAAGGCCACTGGATTTGGAGAAGTTAATCAGCAATTCTGTCATAAGACGTCAATTAACGGATCAACCAAAAAAATGTCTGCCCAATGTCTGGCATCCCCTTTCCAACCATGGAGTCAGAGAAGCAATGAAAATTTGTcgttcttaacacattgcggtccaataacgagatatctcgtttgtTCGCTCGCTGCAGGTTTGCTACATTTAGAAGgattttaataatgaattatattggaaaaaattaatgaaaaaaatcttattaacTCAAAGATACTTAATTTGTGGAATTTAGTtgagttgtttctgagataaagAGTGCCTAATTTAGGTGTTTCTCAGCTTAAATTTTTTCACGGTCCTTAATGGTTAAGCGACTATTTAAAATACCTCTCTTTATAAGGCAAATTATGCATATGACAAATGGATAGATTTTTTCAGACGTTGGGAACCAGAAATGCAATCTTCCAGTCAAGCCATTCTTCCTTGTAAATTATGCtaatcaagaaattcaaaaaatgtctgcATAAGGAAATCAATTGTAATGGTTGAACAAAGGCTGAActagtgtttgaaaaaaaaaaactcttcaacTTCTCTCATTGGCTGCACTTAAAGCACTTTAAATGCTGAAATAGCGCTCCAGTTTGCTTTTGTCCTACCATTAAGCTGAAGCAGCAAACATGCTTTAACTCAGCTTTCGTTCAgtcaaaatgtttgttggggtTACTgctccccagcaaacatttttgtagctatattcttaagctgttttgatatacgtaccaTATctattatagaatgatcgtatgaaagttgaaaaaacagcatttacctaccaaagtggaggcaatatatgtacatacataaatttcatttctttctaaaggACGAAAACTACACTAGTTGGGCGTTATACGGCACCTTATTCGTACCGAACGGAAAAATTCAAGAGAGCgtaagattttgctctcataacCTTCAAATTGTTGCCTGcaagcgacaatattttccaattctcttattggtcaatattactcaattcccatctgatttttagccatctagatgcactgctggttgcagagagaatgAAGACGACTTGAAGTTCGCGCAGGAATAGAATCAttccaaaagttacaaattcacaaacaaaatgaattttctGTCATATCCAAGTTAAACTGACTTcaaacgacattttatacgattttttcaGTATGCAGTTTGAATTGCGATtcacaacaccattgtaaacgactaaaattatgatttcagatacgatttcatgttttctGTGTCTCTAATGATGACAGTTGATCCCATTAATGAAGATAACATTGGCATTGGGTGCATTTTTTGCTTGTGTGAACCCATTCCGAATTTCTAACATTCCCTTTTGGCCTGGAGAAAACCCACAAAACATTTCAACGGAATGTGCATTACTTTTATGATAGATTACTGTCTatcaatcaattttcaactgTCTTATGGAACTACTATTTCGGATTTCGAAGCTGATCTCAAATTTTCCGGGATTCTGTAGAAAACCTTTACAGGTTTATGGACTTTTTAAGGATGTCATCATGCTTTAATGGATAATTACTCTGCTTTACACATATTTATCCTTTATTAGTTAACTAGTttatattaaataaatatttacaaagaTATTCTCGTTTTGATgaccttttttctctttttttactttctcaTCAAGTGTTTTGTCTTTGTTGCAGCTTAAGCTTGTATTATTGtttgttccgatttttttttcaactacgcATGTACCCTAAGTTCATCAGATTCATCAACACCTGCCCTAGATTCCATATTTTTAAGTTCGCCTTAGTTTTTTTCCTTAAGATTTGCTCTCCTGAAATTAAACCGgtacttgaatttgtttttttatgtataATACTAACTTCCGCttcttaaaaatcaatatttatttcGGCCTGATCTAGCGCACTAGGCTGAAGTTTTTGTTGGAACAGATTTTGTCTTTCGCTTTAATTGAACCCGGAAAATGCGTTTACCTAACGTTTTACTGTAAATACTGCTTTATTGATTGTAGAAACTTTCATTTGTTGGGTTTGAAAGGTGGAATTGTGAATTGTGGAGCTTTGtgttaactaaaaaaaaaagaaaataacagaACACTAAAACTGGAGGGAAAATCTGGCGACTAGACTAGTTGGTGCCGTTTCTTCCATTCTTcctttatacaaaattttactcTTTAGTACATTTCTAATTGCGCGCGATAGTAATAGTTTAAAAAAGGGGGATTATAGATTTCCTGCTGCGAGAaagctaaaacaaaaaaaaaaagattcgcgTTCCTACAATGCTACACTGCTGATTCTGCTTCTACACGTTAAAACTAAATTGGTTGATTTTGCCGCAAGCTACATAATAAATACACGTGCGTCCCAGCTCGATCGAGGTTCGTCACCTACTTTTGCCACGAGGACCTTGCTACTAGGCTGGGCTCGCTGATCGCGCTTGTTCCTACTACTGACACTGCGCTTCGGATGTTCGTCGATTGGTTGTGACATATAATGGTTAAGTTGTTAGGATTAGTAGTTGTTTCCGGTTTTAGTTAGTACTTGGGGAGTATCGAGGAGTGGTTGTTAGCGAGTTATGTTTTGTGGGAAGTTTTGCTCGGGGAAAGGTACACTGGAAGtcataatttaaacaaataaatatagTGTTCTTTAGATTCAAAGATACTCGTCATAGATCCGGACGGCGGGTTTCCAGATCTAGCTACTATAAgctatacgaaaaaaaaaatactacaacatAGTGACGGATGTGAAAATCGTTGATTTCGCTTCGTAACCTACTTAGTCATTTCGATGTTCGTTTTGGGTTATTCGCTCgttgcaaagttttttttttaaagaatattttagaaAGAGAGGAACGAAACCGAGGGTAGTTCACGTTTTAGATGAGTCCCCTCGGTAGTATTTAAGAAGGAACTTATCCAGGTGTTCACGCCACTTTTCGATTGTGGCTGTATTGTTGGAACCAAGATCGATGTAAAGTGCAAAGAATACTGCCAAAGATAAGCTACTCAAACTACTTAGGAGGATTAGTTGAAGTAGGAAGTCCTATAAGCAAGGTAGGTAAATGTTAGGTTAGGAAAGTTTCCGGTCTCGTTAGTGAAACTTAGCGTGTGTgtgtgagaagatgagaatttGGTTAGCTGGTCCATTGGGTCCGTCCATGCTCCGCCTGAACCATACCGCCGCCAGTCGAACAAAGATGTCACTAGCGTGTGCTGAAACgagattttggtttttttttaaattctttcctGGACCTTGTTTGACTCTAGTGACATCCGTTGTTCAAATCGCGTGAGAAAATGTTTAACCGTTGTTGAACGCCACCACACGGAACTGAAAGCATTTCCCGCTGCCGTAGTCTTAGTGGATTGGGCGCCACACAAGAATGCCACTGTTTGAgtaaaattagaacaaaaaagaACTGAAACAAAAGCAACTAACAAATATCGTTAACCAGAATTAGCAAAGCTTCCACATGCATTGCGAACGTGGTGCAGATTAGCAGCGGTGGCGGGAAGGATTTCGGAGCCAGTTGcctgtttacttttttttactgtGCCACCAGGAACACGTGTGAGCTGCTGGAGGAAAAAGATGGATGCTAGGATGAAAGTGTTGGGTGTCAGTACCGGGACCCTACTTTTACCTGGACAGTGGCATGTGGTTagctacgaaaaaaataaacaaaaaaaaaacgagaccAGAAAACATCGGTTTTAGCAGGGTAGGAGTTAGTTGACCTTGAGGAACTGCGACACGAAGGTCGGTGCCGTACCTTTACGATCGAAGTGTCTCACCCGGACGAAAAGGAATGCCGCCACGAGAGAGGCTACGGCAAGAACCAAGAGGAGCATTACCAAACCACCGACAAAACTCGGCACCGACATGCAGATCGTTTCGGGATCGACGGTTCGCTGCGACTGGATCACTACGGTTTCGTTGCTGGCAGCACTGTTCAGTGCGAAGTTAACGTCTCCCGGTGCCACGACCTGGATGACTCGTTCGGTGTTGACGTCGGTCATTTCCTGGGCATCACGTTTGTAGATTCGTGGCTTGACGACAACGGTCATGGTGTCGCGTCGTCGGCGAGCTCCCCGCAGATCATCGAGACCTTCGACGGAACGTGGTCGACCACCCAAGCTGACCAGGTTGCCATCGTTGACCATTTCGTCCTTTCGCTTGGTGACCGTCACATACGATTGACCAGGCTGTGGTGGTGGGGGTAGATCGTGGATTTCATTGTTGATGGCATTCTGGTTCGGGTTCGATTGTGCTGCGTCCGATACGTTCTGGTCTTCTTTGCGTTCCGCTGAAGATCCCGAAGTTTGTGCTTGTGGTGGTGGAACAACACTGTCCTGATTTTCCGAGAAAGCACCAGTTGAATCAGATGGGTGACGAGGATCTGGGTACGCTGGAGGAACTCCGTATTCAGGCAGAGCTGGTGGTCCATATTCTCCACTTAGAGCTCCAGGGGCTCCATATTCTCCAGACAGGGTATTACCGGAAAGTCCCGGAAGACCGTAATCATTTCCACACTTGGGCTCTGGGCAATTGTATCGGCAAACCTGAATCACACACTGGAAGTGGACATTCATCGAATCCGGGAACTTGAAGGCCTGGAAGTATGCGAACGACACGACCGACGCTGACGGTCCGAAATTCTTGATCTTCTGGAACTTGCTCATAATCTTGGGTCGCACGACGCATCCATGTTGGTCGACCAGTTGAATTGGGGCACGTTTTCCGTCGTGAGCGACACAGTTTCGCACCAACATATCGAACTTGTTCTCGTCATCCTTGATGGCCAGCACCATGGTCATGGTTTGACCGATCTTCACAATACCCGATACCTCGGAAGCCCACGGTCCCTTTCCGACCTGGATTTGCATCCAGCATTGGAGGTTATCTCCCAAGAAGTTGGCAGTGACGGCGTGCAGCATATCAACTTGGAACGGACGGAACGTGACGGCCTTCTCGTAGAAATCGTACCAGGTGCACCGGAGCTTACGAGCCTAAAATTGAAACAGATGTTAGAAAAGGGTCTCTCaaccttttgtttttattcattatgatTTTGACTTAATCTGGAATTGAACGTTTATTTCTATTAAACTAGAAACATTATATGATGGTTTTATCATCGtttgttatgtttgttaattaattttaacagtaagaacatttcaagattatgaaaatttttagccaGTTAGAAAGTTGGAAGACATGaatagatgttgaaaatgagcgagtagatttttttccaaatagatCAACTACTTTCAGGTGGTGCAGTCAGGTCAGATAGAATTGATCCCATCATTTCAAAGCAGATCACCAAGCATGATTCTCCCCACGAGTGAACCTTGCGCG
This sequence is a window from Uranotaenia lowii strain MFRU-FL chromosome 3, ASM2978415v1, whole genome shotgun sequence. Protein-coding genes within it:
- the LOC129754402 gene encoding uncharacterized protein LOC129754402 isoform X1, giving the protein MGRESRSLVATFVLIFTVLKNVHCDAPLVDSAALPLEHRAVYGPPAPSPVYGTPGLLSGGGGGGGGSSSGGSDDPWPLSGSNDSPQIKHLQVQCEKTHMRVNIEFDRPFYGMIFSKGFYSDPHCVHLKPGTGHLSATFEIFLNSCGMSSSANHNAANFGAPTPSGSYVENTIIIQYDPYVQEVWDQARKLRCTWYDFYEKAVTFRPFQVDMLHAVTANFLGDNLQCWMQIQVGKGPWASEVSGIVKIGQTMTMVLAIKDDENKFDMLVRNCVAHDGKRAPIQLVDQHGCVVRPKIMSKFQKIKNFGPSASVVSFAYFQAFKFPDSMNVHFQCVIQVCRYNCPEPKCGNDYGLPGLSGNTLSGEYGAPGALSGEYGPPALPEYGVPPAYPDPRHPSDSTGAFSENQDSVVPPPQAQTSGSSAERKEDQNVSDAAQSNPNQNAINNEIHDLPPPPQPGQSYVTVTKRKDEMVNDGNLVSLGGRPRSVEGLDDLRGARRRRDTMTVVVKPRIYKRDAQEMTDVNTERVIQVVAPGDVNFALNSAASNETVVIQSQRTVDPETICMSVPSFVGGLVMLLLVLAVASLVAAFLFVRVRHFDRKANHMPLSSSSHVFLVAQ
- the LOC129754402 gene encoding uncharacterized protein LOC129754402 isoform X4: MGRESRSLVATFVLIFTVLKNVHCDAPLVDSAALPLEHRAVYGPPAPSPVYGTPGLLSGGGGGGGGSSSGGSDDPWPLSGSNDSPQIKHLQVQCEKTHMRVNIEFDRPFYGMIFSKGFYSDPHCVHLKPGTGHLSATFEIFLNSCGMSSSANHNAANFGAPTPSGSYVENTIIIQYDPYVQEVWDQARKLRCTWYDFYEKAVTFRPFQVDMLHAVTANFLGDNLQCWMQIQVGKGPWASEVSGIVKIGQTMTMVLAIKDDENKFDMLVRNCVAHDGKRAPIQLVDQHGCVVRPKIMSKFQKIKNFGPSASVVSFAYFQAFKFPDSMNVHFQCVIQVCRYNCPEPKCGNDYGLPGLSGNTLSGEYGAPGALSGEYGPPALPEYGVPPAYPDPRHPSDSTGAFSENQDSVVPPPQAQTSGSSAERKEDQNVSDAAQSNPNQNAINNEIHDLPPPPQPGQSYVTVTKRKDEMVNDGNLVSLGGRPRSVEGLDDLRGARRRRDTMTVVVKPRIYKRDAQEMTDVNTERVIQVVAPGDVNFALNSAASNETVVIQSQRTVDPETICMSVPSFVGGLVMLLLVLAVASLVAAFLFVRVRHFDRKANHMPLSR
- the LOC129754402 gene encoding uncharacterized protein LOC129754402 isoform X2, which translates into the protein MGRESRSLVATFVLIFTVLKNVHCDAPLVDSAALPLEHRAVYGPPAPSPVYGTPGLLSGGGGGGGGSSSGGSDDPWPLSGSNDSPQIKHLQVQCEKTHMRVNIEFDRPFYGMIFSKGFYSDPHCVHLKPGTGHLSATFEIFLNSCGMSSSANHNAANFGAPTPSGSYVENTIIIQYDPYVQEVWDQARKLRCTWYDFYEKAVTFRPFQVDMLHAVTANFLGDNLQCWMQIQVGKGPWASEVSGIVKIGQTMTMVLAIKDDENKFDMLVRNCVAHDGKRAPIQLVDQHGCVVRPKIMSKFQKIKNFGPSASVVSFAYFQAFKFPDSMNVHFQCVIQVCRYNCPEPKCGNDYGLPGLSGNTLSGEYGAPGALSGEYGPPALPEYGVPPAYPDPRHPSDSTGAFSENQDSVVPPPQAQTSGSSAERKEDQNVSDAAQSNPNQNAINNEIHDLPPPPQPGQSYVTVTKRKDEMVNDGNLVSLGGRPRSVEGLDDLRGARRRRDTMTVVVKPRIYKRDAQEMTDVNTERVIQVVAPGDVNFALNSAASNETVVIQSQRTVDPETICMSVPSFVGGLVMLLLVLAVASLVAAFLFVRVRHFDRKANHMPLSSSHVFLVAQ